One genomic segment of Cellulophaga sp. HaHaR_3_176 includes these proteins:
- a CDS encoding PD-(D/E)XK nuclease family protein: MQSFIEGVVQELVSKEKDISNTIFVLPSKRAGTFLKNSIANITGKTIFAPEIYSIETFVEKISELTYATSTEQIFALYNSYINTTKEKEKDSFLSFSKWGQTILQDFNEIDRYLIDTDKIFDHLSAVQEMNTYMEAEKTPMIDDYLRFWSNLDGLYKNFNASLLEQEIGTQGYIYRAANNKLHKYLESNTDKEIIFIGFNALNKAEENIIQEILKLPSSSIYWDLDSYFLEDTIHDASYFIRQHKKNWPYFASNKLKGISSHYLTKKNIKIIGVPKNVSQANYVGNILKKLHTTQPELLKQTAVVLGDENLLNPVMNAIPEEISRINITMGYPINKTTLAGMYSLFFELWLSKDVNGWFYQHVLNILSNPYIQQLLDIDDENIATKISNTIKAKNWAYVKSEQIYAIAPNHTKILQVLFSKKQFSNTIFLNDCLGLINTLKIKFQEQENNLELEYLYRFHTLFNQITILIQQHPFIADIKSLQSLYKELLSSETLDFQGEPLQGTQIMGMLESRNLDFETIIITSVNEGILPSGKSNNSFIPFDVKVAFGLPTYKEKDAVYTYHFYRLLQRAKNVYILYNTEPNALDGNEKSRLISQLLTDENRISDITEITASALVKSSTDTLKIIHKDAELLNQIKQLAEKGFSPTSLTNYVRNPLDFYKRSILKINDSNEVEESVAANTFGTIVHDSLEDLYQPFIGKVLDKDSLLNLKDKIDGVVKNNFIKTYADGNIAFGKNLIAYNVIVRYIENFIKLEIKYIEKNQVKIIALEQSMDIEVNVPTIDSKVRIRGKLDRIDEVNGTLRIVDYKTGKVEARDVKISSFEEMITEYSKSKAFQLLCYALLYNDEKPIQNINAGIISFKNLNAGILNFKQTTEDINQNTLLEYKSVLYKLIQEIFNPDIPFTEKEV; the protein is encoded by the coding sequence ATGCAAAGTTTTATAGAAGGTGTTGTTCAGGAATTAGTATCGAAAGAAAAAGATATTTCTAATACCATATTTGTATTGCCTAGTAAAAGAGCTGGTACGTTTTTAAAAAATAGTATCGCTAACATAACAGGCAAAACAATATTTGCACCCGAAATTTATAGCATAGAAACCTTTGTCGAAAAAATATCTGAACTAACATACGCAACAAGTACAGAACAGATTTTTGCTTTATATAATTCATATATAAACACCACTAAAGAAAAAGAAAAAGATTCATTCTTAAGCTTTTCAAAATGGGGACAAACCATATTGCAAGATTTTAACGAAATAGATCGTTACTTAATTGATACTGATAAAATATTTGATCATCTATCTGCCGTTCAAGAAATGAACACCTATATGGAAGCAGAAAAAACACCTATGATTGATGATTATTTGAGGTTTTGGAGCAACCTTGATGGTTTATATAAAAATTTTAACGCCTCGCTTTTAGAACAAGAAATAGGAACACAAGGTTATATTTATAGAGCTGCAAATAACAAACTTCACAAATACCTTGAATCTAATACCGATAAAGAAATAATTTTTATTGGCTTTAATGCACTTAACAAAGCTGAAGAAAATATTATTCAAGAAATATTAAAATTACCAAGCTCAAGTATCTATTGGGATTTAGATTCTTACTTTTTAGAAGATACAATACACGATGCTAGTTATTTTATTCGTCAACATAAAAAAAATTGGCCATACTTTGCAAGTAATAAACTTAAAGGGATAAGCAGCCATTATCTTACCAAAAAAAATATTAAGATTATTGGTGTACCTAAAAATGTTTCGCAAGCTAATTATGTCGGTAACATTTTAAAAAAATTACACACTACACAACCCGAATTATTAAAACAAACAGCTGTTGTATTAGGTGATGAAAATCTTTTAAACCCAGTAATGAATGCCATACCTGAAGAAATTTCTCGTATAAACATTACGATGGGTTATCCTATAAACAAAACAACTTTAGCTGGTATGTATAGTTTATTTTTTGAACTATGGCTATCTAAAGACGTTAACGGTTGGTTTTATCAACATGTTTTAAATATTTTAAGTAACCCTTATATTCAGCAGCTATTAGATATAGATGACGAGAATATTGCTACAAAGATTAGCAATACAATAAAAGCTAAAAATTGGGCTTACGTTAAAAGCGAACAGATTTATGCTATTGCACCAAATCATACGAAAATTTTACAAGTATTATTTTCTAAGAAACAATTTTCGAATACTATATTTTTAAACGATTGTTTAGGATTAATAAATACCTTAAAAATTAAATTTCAAGAGCAAGAAAACAATTTAGAATTAGAGTATTTATATCGATTCCACACCTTATTTAATCAGATTACGATACTAATACAACAACATCCATTTATTGCTGACATAAAATCTTTACAAAGCCTTTACAAAGAATTATTATCATCAGAAACATTAGATTTTCAAGGAGAACCTTTACAAGGAACTCAGATTATGGGTATGTTAGAAAGTAGAAATCTAGATTTTGAAACTATTATTATTACATCTGTAAATGAAGGTATTCTTCCTTCTGGCAAGTCAAATAACTCTTTTATTCCTTTTGATGTAAAAGTCGCCTTCGGTTTACCTACCTATAAAGAAAAAGATGCAGTCTATACATATCACTTTTATAGATTACTACAGAGAGCAAAAAACGTATACATTCTCTATAATACAGAACCAAATGCTCTGGATGGAAATGAAAAAAGCAGGCTAATTAGCCAATTACTGACTGATGAAAATAGAATAAGTGATATTACAGAAATTACAGCTTCTGCATTGGTAAAATCATCAACAGACACTTTAAAAATCATTCATAAAGATGCCGAGCTATTAAACCAAATAAAGCAATTAGCTGAAAAAGGTTTTTCTCCAACATCGTTAACTAATTATGTTCGTAACCCACTAGATTTTTATAAAAGAAGTATCTTAAAAATTAACGATAGTAATGAAGTTGAAGAAAGTGTTGCTGCAAATACCTTCGGAACAATTGTACATGATAGCTTAGAAGATTTATACCAACCTTTTATTGGAAAAGTTTTAGATAAAGATTCATTACTAAATTTAAAAGATAAGATAGATGGTGTTGTAAAAAACAACTTTATAAAAACCTATGCCGATGGTAATATCGCTTTTGGAAAAAACCTTATTGCATACAATGTTATTGTAAGATATATTGAAAATTTCATTAAGCTAGAGATTAAATATATAGAAAAAAACCAAGTCAAAATTATAGCTTTAGAACAAAGTATGGACATTGAAGTAAATGTGCCTACTATAGATTCAAAAGTCCGAATTAGAGGAAAGTTAGATAGAATTGATGAAGTTAATGGCACACTGCGCATTGTTGATTATAAAACTGGAAAAGTAGAAGCCAGAGATGTAAAAATCAGTTCTTTTGAAGAAATGATTACAGAGTATAGCAAAAGTAAAGCCTTTCAATTACTTTGTTATGCACTGCTTTATAATGATGAAAAACCTATTCAAAATATTAATGCTGGTATTATTTCGTTTAAAAATTTAAACGCTGGCATATTAAATTTTAAACAAACTACTGAAGATATAAATCAAAACACGCTCTTAGAATATAAGAGCGTGTTGTATAAATTGATTCAAGAAATTTTTAATCCTGATATTCCTTTTACAGAAAAAGAAGTATAA